CCGTCCTCGCGGCCGCCGGGTTCTTCGCCGTGAACTGGGCCTACCACGTGGCGCGCAAGCCGGGGGAGCTCCTCGCTCCTGCGAGTCCCGCCCTGACGAAGACGCCGGAGGCCACCTGGCGGAGCTACGGCCGCCTTTTCGAAAAACACTCGACGAACATCGTCTCGCCGGAATTCCTGGCCGCTCTGGCGCAGGTCGAGGCCGGGGGCAATCCGGCCGCCACGACCTACTGGCGCTGGCGCTGGTCGTGGAACCCGTTCGAGCTGTATCGGCCGGCGTCGAGCGCGCTCGGGATGTATCAGATGACCGACGCGACCTTCGAACAGGCGCGCCGGTATTGCATCCGGGATCACCGGCCGGCGGCGGCGGGCTCCTGGAGGGATGCTGACGCCTGCCGGTTCACCGGCTTCTACACGCGGACGCTGCCGAGCCACGCGATCGAGATGACGGCCGCCTACCTCCACCTGAGCGTGCTCGAGGTGCTCGCCCGGCGCGGGGCAAAGGCGAGCCGGGCGCAGCGCGAGCGGCTGGCCGCCGTGATCCATCTCTGCGGCCCGGGAAGAGGGGAGGCGTTCGCGGCGCGGCGCTTCCGCGCCGCCGCCGGGGAGCGCTGCGGCACGCACAGCGTGCGGCGCTACCTTGCGCGCATGGAGCGGATGAAAAAGCGCTTCGCGGAGCTCCGGTCAGGCGGAAAAGAACTTTCTTCAAAGGTTCGAGCCGTTCAGGCCGCTCGACCTCTACGCCCCGTTGGAGCTGTACCTTGAGCGGTTCCGGCTCCCGATTTCCGGCTTTCGCGTCGACCGTGGTGCCCCGGCGAGCCACGATCCCGACAGCCGGAAACGGGGCGGAAGCTCATGAGCCCCGTCTCCCCAGCAGGCGGTAAAAGATCGTGGTGGTGATCGCCAGCGATAGTGCGGCGGTGAGCGCGAGACCCAGGGAGACGCCGAAGAGCGTGGCGAAGGCTCCCACCACGATCGATCCCGCCGAGCGCATTCCCTGGTCCATGTTGAAGACGCTCATCACCCGCCCGAGCAGCTCCCGGGGCACCTCGATCTGGATGATCACCCGGCTGATCGTGCGAAAGCTCACCTGACCCGCGCCGACGAGAGCGAGCAGCAGCAGCGAAAGCCAGAAAATCGGCGAGGCGCAGAAGAGAATGAGGAAAACCGGGGTGACGGTCGTGGTGACCCACAGAAGGCGCGCCCGGTCCCAGCGCTCTCCCGCCGTGGCGAGAAAGAGAAGGGACGCGACCGCCCCTACGCCCGGCGCCGCCATCAAGAGCCCGAGCCCCTCCGGGCCGACCGCGAGAACGTCTTTCGCGAAAACGGGCAGGAAACGGTGGTAAGTGGTGATGAAGATGCTGAAGGTGTACGCGGCGACGATGCTGCTGAGGATCACGGGGGAGCTCCAGACGTAGCCGAAGCCCTCCTTGAGCTCGCGGACGAAGCTCTGTTCGGCCGGCGTGCGGCGCTCGCGGAGCCGCATGAGGACGAAGCCGGAGGCGGAAAGCAGCAGGCTCGCGAGAAACGCCTCGTAGCACCCGGCGACACCGATCCACAGGATCAGGATTCCCCCGAGCGACGGCCCGACGATCCGCGCGAAGTTGAAGCCGATCGTGTAAAGGGAAACCGCGTTCATGAGATCGCCGCGCGGAACCAGGTCCGCGAGAGCCGACTGGGAGGCCGAGGGGTTGACCGCGCGGATGGAACCGAAGAGGACCTCCAGCGCGAGGAGATGCCAGAACTCCAGCGCCCCGGCCGCGTAGAGCAGCAGAAAGATCAGCACCGGCAGCGCCGATCCGAACTGGATCGCGATCAACAGGCGCTTGCGGTCGTAGCGGTCGACCAGGACCCCGCCGACGGCTCCGAGGAGCAGGCGCGGTGCGGCGCCGCACAAGCCGAGGACGCCCAGCGCCATGGCCGATCCCGTGATCTCGTAGGCGATCCAGTTGAGGGCCACTTCCTGAACGAAGTGACCGAGCGAGGCCAGCAGGTCGCAGGACCAGAAGAGGGCGTAGTCGCGATAGCGCAGAGAACGAAAGACGCGAA
This is a stretch of genomic DNA from Candidatus Zixiibacteriota bacterium. It encodes these proteins:
- a CDS encoding transglycosylase SLT domain-containing protein — translated: MRRVLRALRHLRRRWRRLFRASPKARLFRGAVLAAAGFFAVNWAYHVARKPGELLAPASPALTKTPEATWRSYGRLFEKHSTNIVSPEFLAALAQVEAGGNPAATTYWRWRWSWNPFELYRPASSALGMYQMTDATFEQARRYCIRDHRPAAAGSWRDADACRFTGFYTRTLPSHAIEMTAAYLHLSVLEVLARRGAKASRAQRERLAAVIHLCGPGRGEAFAARRFRAAAGERCGTHSVRRYLARMERMKKRFAELRSGGKELSSKVRAVQAARPLRPVGAVP
- a CDS encoding MFS transporter; its protein translation is MRVFRSLRYRDYALFWSCDLLASLGHFVQEVALNWIAYEITGSAMALGVLGLCGAAPRLLLGAVGGVLVDRYDRKRLLIAIQFGSALPVLIFLLLYAAGALEFWHLLALEVLFGSIRAVNPSASQSALADLVPRGDLMNAVSLYTIGFNFARIVGPSLGGILILWIGVAGCYEAFLASLLLSASGFVLMRLRERRTPAEQSFVRELKEGFGYVWSSPVILSSIVAAYTFSIFITTYHRFLPVFAKDVLAVGPEGLGLLMAAPGVGAVASLLFLATAGERWDRARLLWVTTTVTPVFLILFCASPIFWLSLLLLALVGAGQVSFRTISRVIIQIEVPRELLGRVMSVFNMDQGMRSAGSIVVGAFATLFGVSLGLALTAALSLAITTTIFYRLLGRRGS